The archaeon genome includes the window AGTCCTGACCCCCAGCTCCCTCCTCACGGGCCCCACTGCCTTCATCGCGGGGTGGAATGTGGGGGCAAACATGAAACCGAGACCAATCTCCTCGATGCTCGCCTTGACCGCCTCCGGCTTCATGTCCAGGTTGAATCCCAAACGCTCCAGGAGGTCAGCGCTACCGCACTTGCTAGTCACGGACCTGTTGCCGTGTTTCGCAACGCTCGCCCCGGCCCCGGCTGCGACCACTGCGGAGAGCGTGCTCACGTTGAAGGTCTTGACCCTGTCCCCCCCCGTCCCGCAGGTGTCGACCAGCCTCCCACGCACCCTCGGCGAGATCCGGACGCTGTACTCCCTCAGAGTAGAAGCAAAGGCCGCGAGCTCCGCCGGAGTCTCTCCCTTCTGCCTCAGTGCCGCCAGGAAGGCCCCGACCTGTGCGGGCGTCGCCCTGGAGTCCGCAATCTCCCTCACGGTTTCCCCGACCTCTTCTGGCGAGAGGTCCCTTCCCTCGACGAGCTCTTCGATCGCCTGCTGGATCAAGCCTCCACCCCCTTCTCCAGGAAGTTCCTCACGATCTTCATCCCCTCCGGCGTCATCACCGATTCCGGATGGAACTGAAGGCCCTCTATCGGATACTTCGCATGCCTGATCCCCATTATCTCCGCGTCCTCCAACGAGAACGCCGTAATCTTCAGCTCGGACGGAAGCTCTTCCTTGCTGACGACCAGCGAATGGTATCTCGTCGCCTGCACCGGGTTGCCGACACCGGCCAGGACCCCCTTGCCGTCGTGCACAATCCTGCTGGTCTTGCCGTGCGTTACCCTGGTCGCTCGTCCTATCTTGGCCCCGAACGCGTAGCCGATCCCCTGGTGTCCCAGACAGACGCCCAGGGTCGGCACTTCCCTGCTTATCCCCCTGAGTATCTCGGTGCAGACTCCGAAGCTCCTCCCGTCCCCCGGGTGGCCGGGCCCCGGCGAGACGATGATCCTGTCCGGCCCCATCTCTTCGACCTCAGCCGCGGTCACTTTGTCGTTCCTCACTACGACAGGCTCGGCTCCGAGCGCTCCCACGTACTGGGCGAGGTTGTAGACGAAGGAGTCGTAGTTGTCCAGGATCAGGACCTTCAAGCAGACCTCTCCTCCGCGAGCTTCATCGCAGAAAGCAGGCCGCGGGCCTTCGCCTCAGACTCCCTCCACTCCGTGGCCGGCACCGAGTCAGCCACTATCCCCGCGCCTGCCTGGACCGAGGCCTTCGAGCCGTCCGCCACCAGCGTCCTGATCGTGATCGCAAAGTCCGCGTTCCCGTTGAACGAGAAGTATCCTACGGCCCCCGCGTATGGGCCCCTTCGCCTCCCCTCGAGCTCCTCGACGATCTCCATGGCTCGCACCTTGGGGGCGCCTGACACTGTCCCCGCAGGGAAGACCGCCCTCAGGGCGTCGTACGAGTCACAGCCGCTGCGGAGCTCCCCGACGACGTGGGTGACCATGTGCTGGACGTGGCTGTACTGCTCCACAGACATCAGCTCGGGGACCTTGACAGAACCGTACCTCGAGACCCTCCCAATGTCGTTCCTCGCGAGGTCGACGAGCATCACGTGCTCCGCGACCTCCTTCGGGTCCTCCGCGAGCTCCTTCCTTAGCCGCGCGTTCTCGGCCTCGTCTTCGACCCTCGGCCTTGTACCGGCTATCGGATAAGTCTCTATCCGGCCGTCCTCCACCCTCACGAGCATCTCGGGGCTTGACCCGACGATCCTCCTGTCCCCGAACTTCAGGAAGTACATGTATGGAGACGGATTGACCTCGCTCAGCGCCTCGTAGAACCCCGTAAGGTCGCCCTCTACTTCCATGTCATGGCGCTTGGAGAGCACAACCTGGAAGATGTCCCCCGCCTCGATGTGCTCCTTCGCCTTTAGCACGTTCTCCTCGAAGCGCTCCTGAGGGACGTTTGCCTTCGGCTCCGAGGCCCTCGTAGGCGACCTGTTGTCCATGCCTTTGGCAGCGTCCAGGACCTCCTCCAACCTGCTCTTGCCCAGAGTGTAGTAGTACGCCTCTCTCCGCGCGTGGTCAAAGACCACCCCGTCCGTGTAGATGCCGAACTGCATGTCGGGGAGTCCCAGGTCGTCGACCGAACTGCGTGGAATCTCTTCCCAGTACCTGACAGAATCGTACGACGCATATCCCACCGCTCCCCCGATGAACCTGAAGAGCCCGCTGACCGAGTTCGGGCGCACCATCCTCTTCAACTCCTCGAGGGGGTCATCAACCTCGACCCTGTCCTTCGAGTTACCGCCCGGCCCCTCGAGCTCCATCCTCCCGTCCTTTGCCGTAGCAACGAAGTCTGGCTCGAACCCCAGGAAGGAGTACTCCGCGAGCCTGGACTTGCCCTTGGCCGATTCGAGGAGGTAGCAGTCCCTGTAGGTCGATTGAAGCCTTACGAAGAGTTCCTTTGGGGAGAGCGCCAGTTCGAGGCGCTTAGCCGAGAGGTTCAGGGGGGCGGATGCCAGCAGCGGCCCAAAAGCGATCACCCATGGCTCTCGAAGAATCTGACTGTCGTCGGGTTAATAGACATTCGTAGCCAAAAATGTACACTGTCATCTTGTGAGGGTGTCGCATTGTGGTGTCGCATTGGGGTGGCGATTACCCCGCTTACCTCGAATGAAGTGGTTGGAGCCTATTGCGTTTCGAAGTTGTAGATGACCCAGCCGACGACTATGAGAAGGACCGAGTACAAGGCAATGAGTATCGTAACTTGCCATGCCTCGAACCCTATCGCAAGAGCAGTCTGTGCTATTCCAAAAGTACCTGCAAGGTAGATTACGGTAGCGACTCCGAGCAGGAGCTTCCTCGCAACACTGAGATTCCCCAGGATTTCCAATCTAAATCACCTCTTGAGTACTTCGGTCCACTCTTGGATGAGTTGGGCAAGAGCAGGCTTGGGCCTGCATAAGGGCATAGCGTCATCTGGCTCTGTAAAGTCTGCGGTTGACTGACCGAGTTCAGGGTATTGTAAAAAGTCGGTTGACAGGCTAATCCAGTTTCTCTACTCGCATCTGGAAGTCGCATTTTGCGGAATACCAGCAAGTGATAGTATACGTTCCATCCTGATTCTCGTGAACATGAAAAAGGGTCGAAGGCTTCCCAGTTGTGTGATTCTTTACTCTGTTGCACTTGAATCTCGTCATGGCTGGAAGCCAGGAGTTAGGTGATAAATGCGTTGTGTGATTGGGTTCTGAAAGTTCCGTGCCATGAGTTATTCCTAAGAAAATTGGGACGGGTTAACCCTTCAGTCCAGAGACTTTTTCGTGCTTGGTCCAGTCACTGGTGGGTCAACCCTCATGAGAATCTCCTTGAATTTCTCGTAGGGCAATGACGGAGCCATTGTTGCCGTCAACACTATGATGTCTTTGATATTTAAGATGCGCTCAGCCTTTCAGGGCGATTATGAGCGCTGTTAAGGCTGAAACTGTCATTGGGAGGACCATTGCGAACTTCATCCTATGCGTCAAGGGATTTGTCACGAGGCCTATGAAACCGATACAGACTGCAAAGATGGAAGCATCCAAGACTGTGAAAGCGTTTGCCACTTCCTTTGTCACTGATGCGGGGGAAATTTCGAGAGCGAGAGCTGACAGGCCAACCGACAGAAAATACAAGCCGTAGAAGAAGAACCTAAGCAGGTCCCTTTCGGCTCTTTCAGGAATGATTGAATAACTTGTTTCGAAGTCAACGGTGTTCTGTCTGATAGGAAGTGCAAATTCGAGAAGTTCGACCCCAACGGTTTCGTGATACCTATGAGAGTCCCCCAGAGGAATCTTTTGTCCATCGGGCATCATCTCGACAACGCTCCGCTTTCCAACAGAGATTTCGAATCCTTCGGGGGGTATGATGGTGAAATGCGACATGTAGGTATCTGAAGGCGAAACTGTTTTTGCGACCTTGAAAATTGGGAGACTGAAGATGGTCCTCGTTATTCGTGAGAAAGCTTGCTTGCCGTCGGCATAACTAAAACGGATTATCCGCGTCTCCCCCACTCCTATGGCCCTGTCCTTCGGGAGGATTATCCACTGCACGTATTTCGAGTGGGTTTCAATGCTGTTCACAAGCTCACTGGCGAGAGAATCATCTTGCTTCCTCAGATATTCCTTTACAAGGTCGTTGGTGTAGAGCGCAAGCTCTCCTGCATTGCTGTCGTAGATGTGTAGGTTCGCCTTGTAAGCGTAGGCCTCGACAATGACATGGGTCTGTTCTTGGTCTCCGTCATTCAGCAGGGTGTATTCATCGACGATTTCCCTTCTTGTGGGGCTCTTGTGTGTGATTATCTGTCTTAGGCGAATTACCTTCAAGTTGTGTTCTCGCGGGAGACCTTCAAAGACCCATTATTTGTCTCATTGGTAGCGTTCTGAATCAAGGTCTTCCACTTGTTCTCGCCCTCAATCTTGATTCCGCACTTCTCGGCAGGGGTTGCTCCGTTTAGAGCGTCGTGAGGTCTGACGTAGTTGTGGAACAGTTGGTATCCAGTCAGAATAGGCGTGTCTGTCCTCTTAAGCCCCCCTCATCACTTTCTCTCTGTCTCGTAGCTCGCCGTTGAGCCTCTCCATCTTGTTGTTGTGAACTGAGCCGTCAAACCTGATGTCTCTAACATGCTTAGTTCGGCTCTGTAAAGTCTGTGGTTGACGCTTGAGATTCAGGGTGGTGTAAAAAAGTCGGTTGATTTCATAAGGATTAGAAGATGTAGACGAAGACTGAGTCTTCGTTTCCTCCACCCAGGTCACCCTTCATTCCCATTTTCTTGAAGAAAGCTTCCACTTCCTGCGCTACGACCTTGCTATCTGCCTGCCATTGTCTCCACCTCCTGACATTGTCACCCTCGCTCTGATGTTCCCCGCTTCGGCGTTCTGGGTCATTG containing:
- a CDS encoding aminodeoxychorismate/anthranilate synthase component II gives rise to the protein MKVLILDNYDSFVYNLAQYVGALGAEPVVVRNDKVTAAEVEEMGPDRIIVSPGPGHPGDGRSFGVCTEILRGISREVPTLGVCLGHQGIGYAFGAKIGRATRVTHGKTSRIVHDGKGVLAGVGNPVQATRYHSLVVSKEELPSELKITAFSLEDAEIMGIRHAKYPIEGLQFHPESVMTPEGMKIVRNFLEKGVEA
- the trpE gene encoding anthranilate synthase component I, with translation MIAFGPLLASAPLNLSAKRLELALSPKELFVRLQSTYRDCYLLESAKGKSRLAEYSFLGFEPDFVATAKDGRMELEGPGGNSKDRVEVDDPLEELKRMVRPNSVSGLFRFIGGAVGYASYDSVRYWEEIPRSSVDDLGLPDMQFGIYTDGVVFDHARREAYYYTLGKSRLEEVLDAAKGMDNRSPTRASEPKANVPQERFEENVLKAKEHIEAGDIFQVVLSKRHDMEVEGDLTGFYEALSEVNPSPYMYFLKFGDRRIVGSSPEMLVRVEDGRIETYPIAGTRPRVEDEAENARLRKELAEDPKEVAEHVMLVDLARNDIGRVSRYGSVKVPELMSVEQYSHVQHMVTHVVGELRSGCDSYDALRAVFPAGTVSGAPKVRAMEIVEELEGRRRGPYAGAVGYFSFNGNADFAITIRTLVADGSKASVQAGAGIVADSVPATEWRESEAKARGLLSAMKLAEERSA